A genomic region of Vibrio sp. 10N contains the following coding sequences:
- a CDS encoding glycoside hydrolase family 1 protein, with protein MIQFPDNFLWGGAIAANQVEGSFTLDGKGLSTSDMLPSGILSTHQTREARTPGIKDIAIDFYNRYPEDIALFDEMGFNCLRLSIAWTRIYPNGDDAEPNEAGLAYYDRIFDELAKYNMTPFVTLSHYEMPYALVENYGGWGDRRLIDLFERYVTTVFERYKNKVKLWLTFNEINMSLHAPFTGVGLQEDASEQAIYQAIHHQLVANAKAVQACKRIIPDGQIGNMLLGALNYPYTCNPDDVIAAMHENNKWLFFGDVQTRGKYPGYMLRYFRENGIEITMEDGDLETIANASVDFISFSYYASGCASADPKQKEVGNIVDSVPNPYLEKSQWGWLIDPKGLRVLLNFLYDRYQKPLFIVENGLGARDELDENGEIQDDYRIAYLNDHLVQAREAVADGVELMGFTSWGPIDLVANSTAEMSKRYGFIYVDRHDDGSGTLERKRKKSFYWYQGVISSNGQSLSD; from the coding sequence ATGATTCAGTTTCCAGACAATTTCCTTTGGGGTGGCGCTATTGCCGCAAACCAAGTAGAAGGTTCATTCACGCTCGATGGTAAGGGACTATCAACGTCAGATATGTTGCCTTCTGGTATCTTAAGCACGCACCAAACTCGTGAGGCACGCACACCAGGGATCAAAGATATTGCGATCGATTTTTACAATCGCTACCCGGAAGACATTGCACTGTTTGATGAGATGGGCTTCAACTGCTTGAGACTCTCCATTGCGTGGACGCGCATTTATCCAAACGGTGATGATGCAGAGCCTAACGAAGCGGGACTCGCATACTACGACCGTATTTTCGATGAACTGGCGAAATACAACATGACGCCGTTTGTGACACTCTCTCACTACGAAATGCCCTACGCGCTGGTCGAAAACTATGGCGGCTGGGGAGATCGCAGGCTGATTGACCTGTTTGAGCGTTATGTAACTACGGTATTCGAACGTTACAAGAACAAAGTAAAATTGTGGCTGACATTTAATGAAATCAACATGTCACTGCATGCGCCATTCACGGGCGTTGGCCTACAAGAAGACGCCAGCGAACAAGCGATTTACCAAGCGATCCACCACCAGTTGGTTGCAAACGCTAAAGCAGTTCAAGCCTGTAAGCGCATTATTCCTGATGGCCAAATCGGCAACATGCTATTAGGGGCATTAAACTACCCTTACACATGTAACCCGGATGACGTCATTGCCGCCATGCACGAAAACAATAAGTGGCTGTTCTTTGGCGATGTGCAAACTCGTGGTAAGTACCCAGGCTACATGCTGCGCTATTTCCGCGAAAACGGCATTGAAATTACGATGGAAGATGGCGACTTGGAAACCATCGCTAATGCGTCTGTCGATTTCATTTCGTTCAGCTACTACGCCAGCGGCTGTGCCAGTGCTGACCCAAAACAAAAAGAGGTTGGAAACATCGTCGACAGTGTGCCAAACCCATACCTTGAGAAGAGCCAGTGGGGATGGCTCATCGACCCTAAAGGTCTGCGAGTGCTGCTTAACTTCTTGTATGATCGCTACCAAAAACCACTGTTCATTGTAGAAAATGGCTTGGGCGCTCGCGATGAGTTGGATGAAAACGGGGAAATCCAAGACGACTACCGTATCGCCTACTTGAACGATCATTTAGTGCAAGCGCGCGAAGCCGTAGCCGATGGCGTCGAGTTAATGGGCTTCACGAGTTGGGGTCCGATTGACTTGGTGGCGAACTCTACAGCTGAAATGAGTAAGCGTTACGGCTTCATCTATGTGGATCGCCACGATGATGGTAGCGGCACATTAGAAAGAAAGCGTAAGAAGAGTTTTTATTGGTATCAAGGAGTTATTTCGAGTAACGGGCAGTCACTGTCAGACTAG
- a CDS encoding DUF3861 domain-containing protein — protein sequence MKSLSNKHNQYRITIEEINTKADLELQTLTFEIEDREDMFAIVEKMKQSSGLDESSATRLGVSLRLLGPMMMQDRKHPLFADFMPHFRTFMQSLKKTIKGQ from the coding sequence ATGAAATCATTGAGCAACAAGCACAACCAGTACCGTATTACGATTGAAGAGATCAACACCAAAGCAGATCTTGAACTTCAAACACTCACATTCGAGATTGAAGACAGAGAAGATATGTTCGCTATTGTAGAAAAGATGAAGCAAAGTAGCGGGCTAGATGAGTCGTCTGCAACTCGCTTAGGCGTCAGCCTCCGTCTTTTAGGCCCTATGATGATGCAAGACAGAAAACACCCGTTATTTGCAGACTTCATGCCTCACTTTAGAACCTTTATGCAAAGTCTAAAAAAGACCATCAAAGGTCAGTAA
- a CDS encoding SgrR family transcriptional regulator, translated as MNFLLLSMKNERALQYYERLLGLSSKKEHHLPLNEVANVLCTTTRHARTVLQALQARGWVTWSPKSGRNQRSHLALHFDSTTLRHQMGRDLIAQGQYESAFALLHGDQEQFSQLLQQTSGTMVREGQLHIQLTYQRAFQPILPHMPLRNSERFLVRQIYSCLTACDHEGKVSPQLAHHWDTNQDYTQWRFYLRPRLEFHSGAALTPEAVAKLFEKLSTLPEYQQELAHLQGVSFGHQTITFSLSCPDMSFDALVSDLRYSIQPVSQVDNQDGRVVDGCGPFRMIEHSSERLRLAANDRYFGFPVLTDTVTIWQLEKTGTERIELEYSQPKDSNVRLEGEIASIEDHTQTRIENGCLYLLLNANSATSPMTTVQRNYLCSLLSPYLILEHPKLHPLSRASIPAHNVLPSWTKIKRRTADQVALPQVLTIAVYDHLVIQDCANAIKAQLNSLGVICEINTYSLESLHRKASDGQLDEDMIIASFIVDDNLPVSVFRWLGSDSMLRHGLDADSRDWLDSQLSELREHQSVTHYLSELESITTTLLLENRLLPLFHHRQTLRWGSVLQGVKITDWSWPDFASVWMGEVSRHQ; from the coding sequence ATGAACTTCCTGTTATTGAGTATGAAAAACGAACGAGCACTGCAATATTATGAGAGGCTGTTAGGCCTAAGTTCCAAAAAGGAGCATCATCTGCCGCTCAATGAGGTCGCCAATGTCTTGTGCACCACGACAAGGCATGCGAGAACGGTATTGCAAGCCTTACAAGCGCGCGGCTGGGTTACTTGGTCGCCAAAATCGGGTAGAAATCAGCGTTCGCATTTGGCATTGCATTTCGACTCAACAACACTTCGTCACCAGATGGGACGTGATTTGATTGCGCAAGGTCAGTATGAATCGGCGTTTGCGTTGCTGCATGGTGACCAAGAACAATTTTCACAACTGCTGCAACAAACTTCAGGCACTATGGTGCGAGAAGGGCAGCTTCATATTCAATTGACTTACCAACGTGCATTTCAGCCTATCTTGCCACACATGCCACTGAGAAATAGTGAGCGCTTTTTAGTGCGTCAGATCTACTCATGCTTAACGGCTTGTGATCATGAAGGTAAGGTGTCGCCACAGCTTGCTCACCATTGGGATACCAACCAAGATTATACTCAATGGCGCTTTTACTTGAGGCCGAGACTAGAATTTCATTCGGGTGCGGCATTGACGCCAGAAGCGGTAGCTAAGCTGTTTGAAAAGTTGAGTACACTGCCTGAATACCAGCAGGAGTTAGCGCATCTGCAAGGGGTGAGTTTTGGTCATCAAACCATCACCTTCTCGTTGAGTTGTCCTGACATGAGCTTTGACGCCTTGGTGTCCGACTTGCGCTATTCTATTCAGCCCGTATCGCAGGTTGACAATCAAGACGGTCGAGTGGTGGATGGTTGTGGCCCATTTCGAATGATTGAACATTCCAGTGAGCGTTTGCGGTTGGCAGCCAATGATCGTTACTTTGGCTTCCCTGTTTTAACCGATACTGTGACCATTTGGCAGCTTGAAAAAACGGGCACTGAGCGTATCGAACTCGAATATTCCCAGCCGAAAGACTCAAATGTTCGTCTCGAAGGGGAGATAGCCTCTATAGAAGACCACACTCAAACCCGTATTGAAAATGGTTGCCTCTATCTATTGTTGAATGCTAACAGCGCTACTTCGCCAATGACAACGGTGCAGCGCAATTATCTTTGCAGTCTGCTTTCACCTTATTTGATACTTGAACACCCTAAGTTGCATCCACTGTCTCGCGCTTCGATACCCGCCCATAATGTGTTACCAAGTTGGACCAAGATTAAGCGACGCACTGCCGACCAAGTTGCGCTACCCCAAGTGCTCACCATCGCAGTGTATGACCACCTTGTTATTCAAGACTGTGCGAATGCAATAAAAGCGCAGCTGAACTCACTGGGCGTGATATGCGAAATTAATACTTACTCACTTGAGTCGCTTCATCGAAAGGCGAGCGATGGGCAGCTTGACGAGGATATGATCATCGCAAGCTTTATCGTCGATGATAATCTGCCGGTGTCGGTATTTAGGTGGTTGGGCTCTGATTCGATGTTAAGACACGGATTGGATGCGGACAGTCGAGATTGGTTAGATAGCCAACTTTCAGAGCTCAGAGAGCACCAGAGCGTTACCCATTACTTGAGTGAGCTCGAGTCGATTACCACGACATTATTGTTAGAAAACCGCTTGCTGCCGCTGTTTCACCATAGGCAAACGCTGCGTTGGGGGAGTGTATTGCAAGGCGTGAAAATTACTGACTGGTCATGGCCAGACTTTGCCAGCGTTTGGATGGGGGAAGTGTCGCGCCATCAGTAA
- a CDS encoding MarR family winged helix-turn-helix transcriptional regulator, protein MSENTSLESVFRLVHSLKRQMAEHIENLEYDIAPMHMRVMKIITKTSPCTSIDIAHYLDRDKAQVTRLINALIAQSLLVKAPNPNDKRSHYLELSESGQKVMASLAEIDQRVFAMMANGLTEAELESFHSTAAKMAKNLEID, encoded by the coding sequence ATGTCTGAAAATACGTCTTTAGAATCTGTCTTTCGTTTAGTTCATTCACTTAAGCGTCAGATGGCGGAACACATTGAAAACCTAGAGTATGACATTGCACCTATGCACATGCGGGTCATGAAGATCATCACCAAAACATCGCCGTGTACGTCGATTGATATTGCGCATTATCTGGATAGAGATAAGGCTCAGGTGACACGGTTGATTAACGCTTTGATAGCGCAATCTCTTTTGGTTAAAGCGCCAAACCCAAACGATAAGCGTAGTCACTATCTTGAGTTATCAGAGTCGGGACAAAAAGTTATGGCAAGCTTAGCGGAGATTGACCAGCGCGTATTCGCGATGATGGCTAATGGGCTGACAGAAGCGGAGCTTGAAAGCTTTCATTCTACAGCGGCAAAAATGGCCAAAAACTTAGAAATTGATTGA
- a CDS encoding DUF2798 domain-containing protein — MTTQATLPSLGSDVSLEPNKKTPVLLKVLVMIGLMSLIGESLTAVMTYMNVGLGDTFVQQWLSSCALAALVMMPVGMGMMAIITKLIAALMPNKSEPIRNLVVGLVMATVMESLLALITAANTVGFTDASNFATGWFNGFIAALPIGLTIMIVMSLTVKPKIEKFLKS, encoded by the coding sequence ATGACGACACAAGCAACACTGCCCTCTCTAGGTTCCGACGTCTCCCTAGAGCCAAACAAGAAAACACCTGTACTGCTAAAGGTGCTGGTCATGATTGGTTTAATGAGCTTAATTGGCGAATCATTAACTGCAGTAATGACCTATATGAACGTCGGACTAGGAGATACCTTTGTCCAGCAATGGTTGTCTTCTTGCGCACTTGCCGCTCTGGTAATGATGCCTGTCGGTATGGGGATGATGGCGATAATTACCAAACTCATTGCAGCGCTAATGCCGAATAAAAGCGAACCAATTCGAAACTTAGTGGTTGGCTTGGTTATGGCTACAGTGATGGAGTCACTTTTGGCCTTGATCACAGCGGCAAACACAGTTGGATTTACTGATGCGTCAAATTTTGCCACTGGATGGTTCAACGGCTTTATCGCCGCACTGCCTATTGGATTGACGATCATGATTGTTATGTCATTGACCGTGAAACCTAAAATTGAAAAATTCCTAAAAAGCTAA
- the cra gene encoding catabolite repressor/activator, with product MTLDEIARLAGVSKTTASYVINGKAQKYRISEKTQRKVMAVVEEHNYRPDHAASSLRAGQSRSFGLIIPDLENTSYARIAKLLEQNSRKAGFQILIGCSDDNPDTEKLVADALISRRIDALFVASAITDASDYYLPIQQRGTPVIAIDRSLDDEHFSCVISEDHGAAYELAQSVLDNKVNTVGLIGALPELNISRERQLGFETAIKEKQLKSVVAYGDHFNSDEGKRVFMEWIEQGNVPDALVTTSYTLLEGVLDVLIDNPELMGKVKIGTFGDNRLLDFLPLRVNSLPQQFELICDSALELALNASAKRYNPGVELIPRKIKLRN from the coding sequence ATGACTCTAGATGAGATCGCCAGACTCGCAGGGGTATCAAAAACCACCGCGAGCTATGTTATTAATGGCAAAGCTCAAAAATATCGAATTTCGGAAAAAACGCAGCGCAAAGTTATGGCTGTGGTTGAGGAGCACAACTATCGCCCCGATCATGCTGCATCGTCTCTAAGAGCGGGACAAAGCCGCTCATTTGGTTTGATCATTCCAGATCTCGAAAACACCAGTTACGCTCGCATCGCTAAATTGCTGGAGCAAAATTCTCGCAAGGCGGGATTTCAAATCTTGATTGGTTGTTCGGATGACAATCCAGACACAGAGAAGCTGGTGGCGGATGCGCTGATCTCTCGTCGTATTGATGCCTTGTTTGTCGCAAGTGCGATCACTGACGCCAGTGACTACTATCTGCCTATTCAGCAGCGCGGTACGCCTGTCATTGCGATTGACCGAAGCTTGGATGATGAGCATTTTAGCTGTGTGATTAGTGAAGATCATGGGGCGGCTTACGAGTTGGCTCAATCAGTGTTAGATAACAAGGTCAATACAGTTGGCTTGATTGGGGCATTACCAGAGCTGAACATCTCTCGAGAGCGTCAATTGGGTTTTGAAACTGCGATAAAAGAAAAGCAGCTCAAATCTGTTGTTGCCTATGGTGACCACTTTAATAGCGATGAAGGCAAGCGAGTCTTTATGGAGTGGATAGAGCAGGGTAACGTACCGGATGCATTGGTCACTACTTCTTACACCTTACTTGAAGGTGTGCTTGATGTTCTGATTGATAACCCGGAACTGATGGGGAAAGTTAAGATAGGGACATTTGGTGACAATCGTCTACTCGATTTTCTACCCCTGCGCGTCAATTCGCTTCCTCAGCAGTTTGAACTGATCTGCGATAGTGCGCTTGAGTTAGCACTCAATGCATCGGCTAAACGCTATAACCCTGGTGTTGAGTTGATTCCAAGAAAGATTAAGCTAAGAAACTAA
- a CDS encoding peptidoglycan-binding domain-containing protein translates to MFGIDSSVGNNGINKRHDVRLVQVLLNVGNRKKLLVDGLCGSATKREILTFQQEIMPSWRPDGRVDAGGRTFRALALRVSEADRRLSSRAIIVKSEAGRVQLNKKAPRKSLSVRYAPSVSMDKRLVSNYSIEVLKLALDRAGLKSAVITSTLRFPTEQASIMYRNAKIDLQKQFRLYGTNGDTVLGVYKDNIHRTPDDVIELMTSKIEELTNQGRKVSKHCTTISDYKKRNIIDIGVNSTRMSNNDMFSIESFSSVLKELYEDGFISLFIDESKMSNSCWHVEIVPNIKPISEAVS, encoded by the coding sequence GTGTTTGGCATTGATAGTTCTGTGGGGAATAATGGCATAAATAAAAGACATGATGTTAGGCTAGTTCAGGTGTTGCTGAATGTCGGAAATCGTAAAAAGCTACTTGTAGATGGTCTTTGTGGGTCAGCGACTAAGAGAGAAATATTGACCTTTCAACAGGAAATTATGCCTAGTTGGCGACCTGATGGGAGAGTAGATGCAGGTGGAAGAACATTCAGGGCTCTGGCGTTAAGAGTTTCTGAAGCAGACAGAAGGTTGAGTAGCCGCGCTATCATAGTCAAAAGTGAAGCTGGTAGGGTGCAACTCAATAAAAAAGCTCCGAGAAAATCCTTGTCGGTTCGTTATGCACCATCAGTCTCTATGGACAAGAGATTAGTAAGCAACTATTCAATCGAAGTTCTTAAACTAGCACTAGATAGAGCTGGGTTAAAAAGTGCTGTGATAACAAGCACACTTAGGTTCCCAACGGAGCAAGCGTCAATTATGTATCGGAATGCCAAAATAGATCTTCAAAAGCAGTTTAGATTGTATGGAACCAATGGAGATACGGTACTAGGCGTCTATAAAGATAATATTCACAGGACACCTGATGATGTTATCGAGTTGATGACGAGTAAGATTGAAGAGTTAACAAATCAAGGACGAAAGGTTTCGAAACACTGTACTACGATTTCTGATTATAAGAAACGTAATATTATCGACATCGGTGTGAATTCTACGAGAATGTCAAATAATGATATGTTTTCAATAGAGAGTTTTAGTTCGGTACTAAAAGAGCTGTATGAAGACGGATTTATTAGTTTATTTATTGATGAATCTAAGATGTCTAACTCTTGCTGGCATGTGGAAATTGTACCTAATATCAAGCCAATAAGTGAGGCTGTATCATGA
- the fruA gene encoding PTS fructose transporter subunit IIBC, whose translation MKISIITACPSGVANSIIAAGLLDQAAKALGHEANVECHSSVVETQTLTEAQINESDVIIVAANAPVDTQRFVGKKVYQASISECTSDPKAFLADAIEKATEIEQGVAVTATADTSSSAKKIVAITACPTGVAHTFMAAEALEDEAKRMGHTIKVETRGSVGAKNQLTAQEIADADLVIIAADIEVPLDRFDGKPMYKTSTGLALKKTEQEINKAFVDASPYKHTAGASQSGATEEKKGVYKHLMTGVSHMLPVVVAGGLIIALSFVFGIEAFKEEGTLAAALMTIGGGSAFALMIPVLAGYIAFSIADRPGLAPGLIGGMLASSTGAGFLGGIVAGFLAGYSAKLIADKVSLPQSMEALKPILIIPFVASLFTGLVMIYIVGGPVSGIMAALTDFLNNMGSANAVLLGVLLGAMMCFDLGGPVNKAAYTFGVGLLASQTYAPMAAIMAAGMVPALGMGLATFLAKDRFEAGEREAGKASFVLGMCFISEGAIPFAAKDPVRVIPACMAGGALTGALSMLVGAKLMAPHGGLFVLLIPGAISPVLMYLVAIAAGTAVTGFTYAFLKRRSDDKALAAA comes from the coding sequence ATGAAAATTTCAATTATTACCGCTTGCCCTAGTGGCGTAGCAAACAGCATTATCGCGGCAGGTCTTTTAGACCAAGCTGCAAAAGCACTCGGACACGAAGCGAATGTTGAGTGTCATTCTAGTGTGGTGGAAACACAAACTCTGACAGAAGCTCAAATCAACGAGTCTGACGTTATTATTGTGGCCGCTAACGCGCCAGTGGATACTCAGCGCTTTGTAGGCAAAAAAGTCTATCAAGCGAGCATCTCCGAGTGCACATCGGATCCAAAAGCATTCCTTGCTGATGCTATCGAAAAAGCGACCGAGATAGAGCAAGGTGTAGCTGTTACTGCGACAGCAGACACATCAAGCAGCGCGAAAAAAATCGTGGCTATCACAGCCTGCCCTACTGGCGTGGCGCACACCTTCATGGCGGCAGAAGCTCTTGAAGACGAAGCTAAGCGCATGGGTCACACCATTAAAGTGGAAACTCGTGGCTCTGTAGGTGCGAAGAACCAACTGACGGCCCAAGAAATTGCCGATGCGGATCTGGTTATTATCGCAGCAGATATTGAAGTTCCACTGGATCGTTTTGACGGCAAACCTATGTACAAAACCAGTACTGGCCTTGCTCTTAAAAAAACCGAACAAGAGATCAACAAAGCGTTTGTTGATGCCTCTCCTTATAAACACACTGCTGGCGCAAGTCAGTCAGGTGCAACCGAAGAGAAGAAAGGTGTGTATAAGCACCTTATGACCGGTGTATCTCACATGCTTCCAGTGGTTGTCGCAGGTGGTTTGATCATCGCTCTGTCGTTTGTATTCGGTATCGAAGCATTTAAAGAAGAAGGCACCCTAGCGGCAGCGCTCATGACCATTGGTGGTGGTAGCGCGTTCGCTTTGATGATTCCAGTACTCGCGGGTTACATCGCGTTCTCAATTGCTGACCGTCCGGGTCTAGCTCCTGGTCTAATTGGCGGCATGTTAGCAAGCTCAACTGGCGCGGGTTTCCTAGGTGGTATTGTCGCTGGTTTCCTAGCGGGTTACTCAGCGAAACTGATTGCCGATAAAGTAAGCCTTCCACAATCAATGGAAGCGTTGAAACCTATCTTAATCATTCCGTTTGTGGCTAGCTTGTTCACAGGCCTTGTGATGATTTACATCGTTGGCGGTCCGGTATCTGGCATTATGGCAGCCCTAACTGACTTCCTGAACAACATGGGTAGCGCGAATGCAGTTCTACTTGGTGTGCTTCTTGGCGCGATGATGTGTTTCGATTTGGGTGGTCCAGTAAACAAAGCCGCTTACACCTTTGGTGTTGGTCTTCTGGCTTCTCAAACATACGCTCCTATGGCAGCTATCATGGCAGCGGGTATGGTACCTGCGCTTGGTATGGGTCTGGCGACATTCCTAGCTAAAGACAGGTTTGAAGCAGGTGAGCGTGAAGCAGGCAAAGCATCTTTCGTGCTAGGTATGTGCTTTATCTCTGAAGGTGCGATTCCATTTGCTGCGAAAGATCCAGTACGCGTTATCCCAGCTTGTATGGCGGGTGGTGCACTAACTGGCGCACTTTCTATGCTAGTTGGCGCTAAGCTTATGGCTCCGCATGGTGGTCTGTTCGTACTGCTTATTCCAGGTGCCATCTCACCAGTACTAATGTACCTAGTAGCGATTGCAGCGGGTACTGCAGTGACAGGCTTTACTTATGCGTTCCTAAAGCGTCGTTCAGATGACAAAGCGTTAGCAGCGGCTTAA
- a CDS encoding DUF5062 family protein: MSKTAKLENEDKLFKKALEVGCKMAAMQGYPIHDPSASQSMKARALYLFLVEVRQIVPLPEDKVDGQNIKKRLALWLHSALPDSDPLK; this comes from the coding sequence ATGTCAAAGACAGCGAAATTGGAAAACGAAGACAAGTTGTTTAAAAAAGCACTTGAAGTGGGGTGTAAAATGGCGGCTATGCAAGGCTATCCAATTCATGACCCTTCAGCGAGTCAGTCGATGAAAGCTAGAGCGCTGTATCTCTTCTTAGTGGAAGTTCGCCAAATCGTCCCGCTTCCCGAAGATAAAGTCGATGGGCAAAACATCAAAAAACGACTGGCACTTTGGCTTCATAGTGCGCTTCCAGACAGCGATCCTTTAAAGTAA
- the pfkB gene encoding 1-phosphofructokinase: MTTTNKVVTITLNPALDLTGSLETLNKGSVSLVNQGSLHAAGKGVNVAKVLSDLGAEVTVTGFLGSDNQELFCQLFTEMGALDKFVRVAGSTRINVKLVEQSGDVSDINFPGVEVDTEAIAAFEQTLNELMAEHDYFVFAGSLPRGITPEQCATWIAHLQQNGKRVLFDSSRDALAKGLDSKPWLIKPNDEELSQFVGRHLTTQAQCLEAAESLSDKGIANIVVSMGAEGVLWLESGEWLQARPPKMSVVSTVGAGDTLVAGLCWGHMQSKPKTELLSFATALSALAVSQVGVGVASVEEVLSLQQKIELQKLSH; this comes from the coding sequence ATGACCACTACAAATAAAGTCGTCACCATCACACTTAACCCAGCGCTGGACCTCACAGGCAGTCTGGAGACCTTGAATAAAGGTTCCGTCAGCTTAGTGAACCAAGGCTCTTTGCACGCAGCAGGGAAAGGCGTAAACGTAGCTAAGGTACTCAGCGATCTCGGAGCTGAAGTGACAGTCACAGGTTTTCTGGGCAGCGATAACCAAGAGCTGTTCTGTCAGCTATTCACTGAGATGGGCGCGTTGGACAAATTTGTTCGTGTTGCGGGCTCTACTCGCATCAACGTAAAACTGGTTGAACAAAGCGGTGACGTTAGTGACATCAATTTCCCTGGTGTTGAGGTTGACACGGAGGCAATCGCCGCATTCGAGCAAACCCTCAATGAGCTCATGGCAGAGCACGATTACTTTGTCTTCGCGGGCAGTTTGCCACGCGGTATCACACCAGAGCAATGTGCGACTTGGATTGCGCATCTGCAGCAAAACGGTAAGCGCGTCCTATTCGACAGCAGCCGCGACGCATTAGCCAAAGGACTCGATTCAAAACCTTGGCTAATCAAGCCCAATGATGAAGAGTTGTCACAGTTTGTTGGTCGTCACCTCACCACGCAGGCGCAGTGTTTAGAAGCGGCCGAGTCACTTTCTGACAAAGGTATTGCCAACATCGTGGTTTCGATGGGCGCCGAGGGTGTGCTGTGGTTAGAGAGCGGTGAATGGCTACAAGCAAGGCCACCAAAAATGTCAGTCGTGAGCACCGTTGGCGCTGGTGACACGCTCGTTGCAGGCCTATGTTGGGGTCATATGCAATCTAAGCCGAAAACAGAATTACTTTCTTTTGCAACCGCCTTATCTGCGCTAGCAGTAAGCCAAGTTGGCGTCGGTGTTGCGAGTGTGGAAGAAGTTTTATCCCTACAACAAAAAATAGAGTTACAAAAGCTTAGCCACTAA
- the fruB gene encoding fused PTS fructose transporter subunit IIA/HPr protein: MLQLDTNTITLNQSSDNKLNAIKAIAADLTAKGLVQDGYVDGMLNREGQNSTFLGNGIAIPHGTTDTRDLVKQTGVAVHHFPNGVDWGDGNIAYVAIGIAAKSDEHLGILKQLTKILSADGVEQKLKQAKSEKDIIALLNGDVQLEADFDASLIQLNFPASDMVQMSAVAGGLLKNTGGAGAEFVADLVTKSPTHLGKGLWLVSSDKAVTRTGMAFVSTINQCELDGTPVQGLIAFAACNNAHQPMLDKITELVFKQEQHTLLSLSAEQVLGFFTGEDVQAASAEDGNVAVFKIKNAHGLHARPGAMLVAEAKKFESSIKVSNLNGDGKAVNAKSLMKVIALGVKHGHELQFSAEGADAAEALEAIGKAIASGLGEG, encoded by the coding sequence ATGCTTCAACTCGACACAAATACGATCACACTGAATCAATCTTCCGATAATAAACTAAACGCAATCAAAGCCATCGCCGCTGACCTTACCGCTAAAGGTTTGGTGCAAGACGGTTACGTTGACGGCATGCTAAATCGTGAAGGCCAAAACTCGACGTTTCTTGGTAACGGCATTGCCATTCCGCACGGTACGACTGACACCCGTGATTTGGTGAAACAAACAGGTGTCGCCGTTCACCACTTCCCTAACGGTGTAGACTGGGGCGACGGCAACATTGCTTATGTGGCTATTGGTATCGCAGCAAAATCTGACGAGCACTTAGGCATTCTTAAGCAACTGACTAAGATCCTATCTGCGGACGGTGTCGAGCAAAAACTTAAGCAAGCGAAAAGCGAAAAAGACATCATTGCCCTTCTAAACGGTGACGTTCAGCTGGAAGCTGACTTTGATGCATCACTTATTCAACTTAACTTCCCAGCAAGTGACATGGTTCAGATGTCAGCCGTAGCTGGCGGTCTTCTCAAAAACACTGGCGGTGCGGGCGCAGAATTCGTTGCCGACCTTGTGACCAAATCTCCGACTCACCTAGGCAAAGGCCTATGGCTAGTGAGCAGCGACAAAGCGGTAACGCGCACTGGTATGGCATTCGTTTCTACCATTAACCAGTGCGAACTTGACGGTACACCCGTTCAGGGACTCATCGCGTTTGCAGCGTGCAACAACGCTCACCAGCCTATGCTAGACAAAATCACTGAGCTGGTATTTAAGCAAGAGCAACACACACTACTGTCGCTCTCTGCTGAACAAGTGCTTGGTTTCTTCACTGGCGAAGACGTTCAAGCGGCAAGTGCCGAAGATGGCAATGTTGCGGTATTCAAAATCAAAAATGCTCACGGCCTTCATGCTCGTCCTGGCGCTATGTTGGTGGCTGAAGCGAAGAAGTTCGAATCGTCTATCAAGGTGTCCAACCTCAATGGCGATGGCAAAGCGGTTAACGCGAAAAGCCTGATGAAAGTTATCGCGCTTGGCGTGAAACACGGCCACGAGCTTCAGTTTAGTGCTGAAGGCGCAGATGCTGCAGAAGCTTTGGAAGCGATTGGTAAAGCTATCGCATCGGGTCTAGGTGAAGGCTAA